A window of the Tripterygium wilfordii isolate XIE 37 chromosome 12, ASM1340144v1, whole genome shotgun sequence genome harbors these coding sequences:
- the LOC120011583 gene encoding acetyl-CoA carboxylase 1-like → MSEAQRRPLSIGAGRGNGFINGVVSLRSPATISEVDDFCCALGGKKSIHSILIANNGMAAVKFIRSIRTWAYETFGTEKAILLVAMATPEDMRINAEHIRIADQFVEVPGGTNNNNYANVQLIVEMAEITHVDAVWPGWGHASENPELPDALNAKGIVFLGPPAVSMAALGDKIGSSLIAQAADVPTLPWSGSHVEISQESCLVSIPEEIYRKACVYTTEEAIASCQVVGYPAMIKASWGGGGKGIRKVHNDDEVRALFKQVQGEVPGSPIFIMKVASQSRHLEVQLLCDQNGNVAALHSRDCSVQRRHQKIIEEGPITVAPLETVKKLEQAARRLAKCVNYVGAATVEYLYSMETGEYFFLELNPRLQVEHPVTEWIAEINLPAAQVAVGMGIPLWQIPEIRRFYGMEHGGGYDAWRKTSVLSTPFDFDRAESTRPKGHCVAVRVTSEDPDDGFKPTSGKVQELSFKSKPNVWAYFSVKSGGGIHEFSDSQFGHVFAFGESRALAIANMVLGLKEIQIRGEIRTNVDYTIDLLHASDYRENKIHTGWLDSRIAMRVRAERPPWYLSVVGGALYKASASSAAVVSDYIGYLEKGQIPPKHISLVNSQVSLNIEGSKYTINMVRGGPGSYRLKMNESEIEAEIHTLRDGGLLMQLDGNSHVIYAEEEAAGTRLLIDGRTCLLQNDHDPSKLVAETPCKLLRYLVSDCSHIDADAPYAEVEVMKMCMPLLSPASGVIQFKMSEGQAMQAGELIARLELDDPSAVRKAEPFRGSFPVLGPPTAISGKVHQKCAASLNAARMILAGYEHNIDEVVQNLLNCLDSPELPFLQWQECLSVLATRLPKDLRNELESKFKGFEGISSSQNVDFPARSLRAVLEAHLSSCPDKEKGAQERLVEPLLSLVKSYEGGRESHARVIVQSLFEEYLSVEELFSDNIQADVIERLRLQYKKDLLRVVDIVLSHQGVKSKNKLILQLMEQLVYPNPAAYRDKLIRFSALNHTNYSELALKASQLLEQTKLSELRSTIARSLSELEMFTEDGENMDTPKRKSAINERMEAVVRAPLAVEDALVGLFDHSDHTLQRRVVETYVRRLYQPYLAKGSVRMQWHRSGLIASWEFVEEHIERKNGSDDQVLDEPLTEEKSERKWGAMVIIKSLQFLPAIISAALRETTHNTDQAVANGFMEPNTYGNMMHITLVGINNPMSLLQDSGDEDQAQERINKLAKILKEQEVSSSLRAAGIGVISCIIQRDEGRSPMRHSFHWSSEKLYYEEEPLLRHLEPPLSIFLELEKLKGYESIRYIPSRDRQWHLYTVIDKTLPFQRMFLRTLVRQPITNERLIASQGLDMETMYNQWATSFTSRSILRSLMTAMEELELNVHNAAVKSDHAHMYLCILCEQQMDDLLPYSRRVDVDDGQEEAAVMVILEEQAREIFRCVGVRMHKLGVCEWEVKLRMTCSGRANGAWRIVVTNVTGHTCTIHIYRELEDTSKHKVVYHSVSVQGPLHGIAVNAQYQPLGVLDRKRLVARKSNTTYCYDFPLAFETALEQIWASQFPDSRKPDDKIILKVVELIFADKKGTWGTPLVSVERAPGLNDVGMVAWCVEISTPEFPSGRKLLIVANDVTFKAGSFGPREDAFFLEVTNLACSKKLPLIYLAANSGARIGVADEVKACFKVGWSDESCPERGFQYVYLSPEDYSRVGSSVIAHEMKMENGESRWVIDTIVGKEDGLGVENLTGSGAIAGAYSRAYKETFTLTYVTGRTVGIGAYLARLGMRCIQRLDQPIILTGFSALNKLLGREVYSSHMQLGGPKIMGTNGVVHLTVSDDLEGVSAILNWLSCIPLRVGGALPILSPMDPPERSVEYFPENSCDPRAAISGALNDSGKWLGGIFDKDSFVETLEGWARTVVTGRAKLGGIPVGVIAVETQTVMQVIPADPGQLDSHERVVPQAGQVWFPDSATKTAQAILDFNREELPLFILANWRGFSGGQRDLFEGILQAGSTIVENLRTYRQPVFVYIPMMGELRGGAWVVVDSRINSDHIEMYADRTAKGNVLEPEGMIEIKFRTKELLECMGRLDHPLIKLKTELQDAKRCGSHGMVESLQQQIKIREKQLLPLYTQIATRFAELHDTSLRMQAKGVIRDVVDWGISRFYFYRRLRRRIAEGSLIKIVRDAAGEQLSHSSAMDLIKKWFLDANIAGGREDTWVDDDAFFTWKDDPKNYEEKLQELRVQKILLQLTDIGQSTSDLKALPQGLAALLSQVDPSSRGELVDELRKVLS, encoded by the exons ATGTCGGAAGCACAAAGGAGACCATTGTCAATTGGTGCGGGGCGTGGGAATGGTTTCATAAATGGGGTAGTTTCACTTAGAAGTCCTGCTACAATATCTGAAGTTGATGACTTCTGCTGTGCCCTTGGTGGGAAGAAGTCAATCCATAGTATTTTAATTGCAAACAATGGAATGGCAGCTGTCAAATTTATTCGTAGTATTAGGACTTGGGCTTATGAAACATTTGGCACAGAGAAGGCAATTTTGTTGGTTGCCATGGCGACTCCAGAGGACATGAGAATCAATGCGGAGCATATACGAATTGCTGATCAGTTTGTGGAAGTTCCTGGTGGGACAAACAATAATAACTATGCCAATGTGCAGCTAATTGTAGAG ATGGCAGAGATTACACATGTAGATGCTGTTTGGCCTGGCTGGGGCCACGCATCTGAGAACCCTGAGCTGCCGGATGCACTGAATGCAAAGGGAATTGTATTTCTTGGGCCTCCAGCTGTGTCTATGGCAGCATTGGGAGATAAGATCGGTTCATCTTTAATTGCTCAGGCTGCAGATGTCCCCACCCTTCCATGGAGTGGGTCTCAT GTGGAAATTTCTCAAGAAAGTTGTTTAGTCTCGATCCCAGAAGAAATTTATAGAAAAGCTTGTGTATATACAACAGAGGAAGCAATTGCAAGTTGTCAAGTTGTTGGTTACCCTGCAATGATTAAGGCATCTTGGGGTGGAGGGGGTAAAGGCATCAGGAAG gttCATAATGATGATGAAGTTAGAGCATTGTTCAAACAAGTGCAGGGGGAAGTTCCAGGCTCGCCCATATTCATAATGAAGGTTGCTTCTCAG AGCCGACATTTAGAAGTCCAGCTACTGTGTGATCAGAATGGAAATGTTGCAGCCCTACACAGCCGTGATTGCAGTGTACAGAGGCGCCATCAGAAG ATTATTGAGGAGGGTCCAATTACTGTGGCCCCGCTGGAGACAGTCAAAAAGCTGGAGCAGGCAGCTCGAAGGTTAGCAAAATGTGTGAATTATGTAGGAGCTGCCACTGTTGAGTATCTGTATAGTATGGAGACTGGCGAGTACTTCTTTTTAGAGCTCAACCCTCGGTTACAG GTAGAGCACCCTGTAACTGAGTGGATTGCTGAAATAAATCTACCAGCAGCCCAAGTTGCTGTAGGAATGGGTATTCCTCTTTGGCAAATTCCTG AAATCAGACGATTTTATGGAATGGAACATGGTGGAGGGTATGACGCTTGGAGGAAAACTTCGGTGCTTTCAACCCCTTTTGATTTTGACAGGGCTGAGTCTACAAGGCCAAAAGGTCATTGTGTAGCTGTTCGCGTTACGAGTGAGGACCCGGATGATGGTTTTAAGCCTACTAGTGGAAAAGTCCAG GAGTTGAGTTTTAAAAGCAAGCCAAATGTGTGGGCTTATTTCTCTGTAAAG TCTGGCGGAGGGATTCATGAGTTCTCAGATTCTCAATTTG GGCACGTTTTTGCATTTGGAGAGTCCAGGGCACTAGCTATAGCCAACATGGTCCTTGGGCTGAAAGAAATTCAGATACGGGGAGAAATTCGTACCAATGTTGATTATACAATTGACCTATTACAT GCGTCGGATTACCGGGAAAATAAGATCCACACGGGGTGGTTGGATAGTAGAATTGCTATGCGGGTTAGAGCAGAAAGGCCACCTTGGTATCTATCTGTTGTTGGAGGGGCTCTCTAT AAAGCATCTGCCAGTAGTGCAGCTGTGGTTTCGGATTATATTGGTTATCTTGAAAAGGGGCAAATCCCTCCCAAG CACATATCACTTGTGAACTCTCAAGTATCTTTAAATATAGAGGGAAGCAAATATACG ATTAACATGGTTAGAGGGGGACCGGGAAGCTACCGACTGAAGATGAATGAGTCAGAGATCGAAGCAGAAATACACACTTTACGTGATGGCGGTCTATTAATGCAG TTGGATGGAAACAGTCATGTTATATATGCAGAGGAAGAAGCAGCTGGAACTCGCCTTCTGATTGATGGAAGGACATGCTTGCTACAG AATGACCATGACCCATCGAAGTTGGTAGCAGAGACTCCATGCAAGCTGCTGAGGTATTTAGTTTCAGACTGTAGTCATATTGATGCTGATGCTCCATATGCAGAAGTTGAGGTTATGAAGATGTGTATGCCTCTTCTTTCGCCTGCTTCTGGGGTTATTCAGTTTAAAATGTCTGAAGGTCAGGCAATGCAG GCTGGTGAGCTCATAGCAAGGCTTGAACTGGATGATCCTTCGGCAGTGAGAAAAGCTGAACCTTTCCGTGGAAGCTTCCCAGTATTGGGGCCTCCAACAGCAATTTCTGGTAAAGTTCATCAGAAATGCGCTGCCAGTTTAAATGCAGCCCGCATGATCCTCGCTGGTTATGAGCACAATATCGATGAG GTAGTGCAAAACTTGCTTAATTGTCTTGACAGTCCTGAACTTCCTTTTCTTCAATGGCAAGAGTGCTTGTCTGTCCTAGCAACCCGCCTTCCAAAAGATCTGAGAAATGAG CTGGAATCAAAATTTAAGGGTTTTGAGGGGATATCAAGCTCCCAAAATGTTGATTTTCCTGCCAGATCATTGAGGGCTGTTCTTGAA GCCCATCTGTCCTCCTGTCCTGATAAAGAGAAAGGAGCTCAGGAAAGACTTGTTGAACCTTTGCTGTCTCTTGTGAAGTCCTATGAAGGTGGAAGAGAGAGTCATGCCCGTGTCATCGTTCAGTCCCTTTTTGAAGAGTATCTATCGGTTGAAGAATTGTTTAGTGACAACATACAG GCTGATGTAATTGAACGTCTGCGACTTCAATACAAGAAAGATCTATTGAGGGTTGTGGACATTGTGCTATCTCATCAG GGGGTCAAGAGTAAAAATAAGCTGATACTACAACTCATGGAACAACTTGTTTACCCTAACCCTGCAGCATACAGAGATAAACTAATTCGTTTCTCTGCACTTAACCATACAAATTATTCTGAG ttGGCACTTAAGGCTAGTCAGTTACTGGAACAAACAAAACTGAGTGAACTTCGTTCCACCATTGCCAGAAGCCTTTCTGAGTTGGAGATGTTTACTGAGGATGGTGAAAATATGGATACTCCTAAAAGGAAAAGTGCCATTAATGAACGTATGGAGGCTGTTGTTCGCGCTCCATTAGCCGTTGAAGATGCACTTGTAGGTCTTTTCGATCACAGTGACCACACTCTCCAAAGGAGGGTTGTGGAGACTTATGTTCGTAGATTATACCAG CCGTATCTAGCGAAGGGGAGTGTTAGGATGCAGTGGCACAGATCTGGTCTTATTGCATCCTGGGAGTTTGTGGAAGAgcatatagagagaaagaatgGGTCTGACGATCAAGTGCTAGATGAGCCATTGACTGAAGAAAAAAGTGAAAGGAAATGGGGAGCCATGGTTATAATAAAGTCTCTTCAATTTTTGCCAGCAATTATCAGTGCTGCATTGCGGGAAACAACTCATAATACTGATCAAGCAGTAGCTAATGGATTCATGGAACCAAATACCTACGGTAATATGATGCATATAACATTGGTGGGCATCAACAATCCAATGAGTTTACTTCAGGACAG TGGTGATGAGGATCAGGCTCAAGAGAGAATTAACAAGTTGGCCAAAATACTGAAAGAGCAAGAAGTAAGCTCATCCCTACGTGCTGCTGGGATTGGGGTTATTAGCTGTATTATACAGAGGGATGAAGGGCGATCCCCTATGAGACACTCCTTTCACTGGTCATCAGAAAAGTTGTATTATGAGGAAGAGCCTCTACTGCGTCATCTAGAACCTCCTCTTTCCATTTTCCTCGAATTG GAAAAACTAAAAGGCTATGAGAGTATACGCTATATACCTTCTCGTGACCGTCAATGGCACCTGTATACTGTCATAGACAAAACATTACCATTCCAGAGGATGTTTCTTAGAACTCTTGTGAGGCAGCCCATTACAAATGAAAGGCTAATTGCGAGCCAAGGGCTGGACATGGAAACCATGTATAACCAATGGGCTACTTCTTTTACTTCTAGGAGCATTTTGAGGTCTTTGATGACTGCCATGGAGGAGCTTGAACTTAATGTTCACAATGCTGCTGTCAAATCCGATCACGCTCATATGTACCTTTGCATCCTATGTGAGCAACAAATGGATGATCTTTTGCCTTACTCTAG GAGAGTTGACGTAGATGATGGTCAAGAAGAAGCTGCAGTTATGGTGATCTTGGAGGAACAGGCAAGGGAAATCTTTAGGTGTGTTGGTGTGAGAATGCATAAATTAGGTGTCTGTGAGTGGGAAGTGAAGCTCCGGATGACATGTTCTGGACGGGCAAATGGTGCTTGGAGGATTGTGGTAACAAATGTGACCGGTCACACCTGCACTATACAT ATATATCGAGAACTTGAAGATACCAGCAAACACAAAGTGGTGTACCATTCAGTATCTGTGCAGGGTCCTCTGCATGGTATAGCTGTGAATGCACAGTATCAGCCATTGGGAGTTCTTGATAGGAAACGCCTAGTGGCGAGGAAAAGCAACACTACATACTGTTATGATTTCCCCCTG gCATTTGAAACAGCATTGGAGCAAATATGGGCATCCCAATTCCCTGATAGCAGGAAACCAGATGATAAGATTATTCTCAAGGTTGTAGAGCTCATATTTGCTGACAAAAAGGGTACTTGGGGTACCCCTCTTGTTTCAGTGGAGCGTGCGCCTGGGCTCAATGATGTTGGCATGGTAGCTTGGTGTGTGGAAATATCTACTCCTGAATTCCCTTCTGGAAGGAAACTTTTGATAGTTGCAAATGATGTTACATTCAAAGCTGGGTCTTTTGGGCCCAGAGAGGATGCTTTTTTTCTTGAAGTAACTAATCTTGCATGCTCAAAGAAACTGCCTCTAATTTATTTGGCAGCAAATTCTGGTGCGCGTATAGGGGTTGCAGATGAAGTCAAAGCCTGCTTTAAAGTTGGTTGGTCGGATGAATCATGTCCCGAGCGTGGTTTTCAGTATGTATACTTGAGTCCTGAGGATTATTCTCGGGTTGGATCATCTGTGATAGCAcatgagatgaagatggaaaatGGAGAATCCAGATGGGTGATAGATACCATTGTTGGGAAAGAAGATGGACTGGGAGTTGAGAATCTAACTGGAAGTGGGGCCATTGCTGGTGCATATTCTAGAGCATACAAGGAAACCTTCACCTTAACATATGTGACTGGTAGAACTGTGGGGATCGGTGCTTATCTTGCTCGGCTAGGCATGCGATGCATTCAGAGGCTCGATCAGCCTATCATATTGACTGGGTTCTCTGCATTGAACAAGCTTCTTGGGCGGGAGGTATACAGCTCCCACATGCAACTTGGAGGTCCTAAAATTATGGGAACTAATGGCGTTGTTCACCTAACTGTTTCTGATGATCTTGAAGGGGTATCGGCTATTTTGAATTGGTTAAGCTGTATTCCTCTGCGTGTAGGCGGTGCACTACCCATTCTAAGCCCCATGGATCCTCCAGAAAGGTCTGTGGAGTACTTCCCTGAAAACTCATGTGATCCCCGTGCTGCTATTTCTGGTGCTCTAAATGATAGTGGAAAGTGGTTGGGGGGTATTTTTGACAAGGATAGCTTTGTTGAGACTTTGGAGGGCTGGGCAAGGACAGTTGTAACCGGAAGGGCAAAGCTTGGAGGGATTCCTGTAGGAGTCATTGCTGTTGAGACACAGACTGTGATGCAAGTTATCCCTGCTGACCCAGGACAACTTGATTCCCATGAGAGGGTTGTCCCTCAAGCTGGGCAAGTATGGTTTCCTGATTCTGCCACCAAGACTGCCCAAGCGATATTAGATTTCAACAGAGAAGAGCTTCCACTTTTCATTCTTGCCAATTGGAGAGGCTTTTCTGGTGGCCAAAGAGACCTTTTTGAAGGTATTCTTCAGGCTGGTTCAACCATTGTCGAGAACCTTAGAACATACAGACAGCCCGTTTTTGTGTACATCCCAATGATGGGTGAGCTCCGTGGTGGGGCATGGGTTGTCGTGGACAGTCGGATCAATTCAGATCATATTGAAATGTATGCTGACCGAACAGCAAAGGGCAATGTCCTTGAGCCAGAGGGGATGATCGAGATTAAGTTTCGGACAAAAGAGCTATTGGAGTGCATGGGTAGGCTTGATCACCCACTGATCAAACTAAAAACAGAGCTTCAGGATGCTAAGAGATGTGGGTCTCATGGAATGGTTGAATCTTTACAACAGCAGAtaaaaatacgtgaaaagcagcTTTTACCATTGTACACTCAGATAGCCACCAGATTCGCAGAACTTCATGATACTTCCCTGAGGATGCAAGCAAAAGGGGTAATTAGAGACGTCGTGGACTGGGGAATATCCCGGTTTTATTTCTACAGAAGATTACGTCGGAGAATTGCTGAAGGCTCCCTTATTAAGATTGTGAGAGATGCAGCTGGTGAGCAGCTGTCGCATAGCTCTGCGATGGACTTGATAAAAAAATGGTTCCTGGATGCTAACATTGCTGGAGGCAGAGAAGATACTTGGGTGGACGATGACGCTTTTTTCACATGGAAGGATGATCCTAAAAATTATGAAGAGAAACTACAGGAGTTGCGTGTTCAGAAGATACTGCTTCAATTAACCGATATCGGCCAATCTACGTCAGATTTGAAAGCTCTGCCTCAAGGCCTTGCTGCCCTTCTAAGCCAG GTGGACCCATCAAGCCGAGGGGAATTGGTGGATGAACTACGGAAGGTTCTGAGCTAA